From the Oryzias latipes chromosome 22, ASM223467v1 genome, one window contains:
- the snx6 gene encoding sorting nexin-6 isoform X1 — translation MMQEGLDDGPDFLSEEDRGPRAVNVDLEMDATLQVDISDALSERDKVKFTVHTKSTLPNFKQNEFSVVRQHEEFIWLHDSFVENEDYAGYIIPPAPPRPDFDASREKLQKLGEGEGSMTKEEFTKMKQELEAEYLAIFKKTVAMHEVFLCRVAAHPVLRKDLNFHVFLEYNQDLSVRGKNKKEKLEDFFKNVVKSADGVLVAGVKDVDDFFEHEKTFLLEYHNRVKDSSAKCDRMIRSHKNAADDMNRIASSLYTLGTQDSTDLCKFFLKVSELFEKTRKIEARVAADEDLKLADLLKYYLRESQAAKDLLYRRSRSLVDYENANKALDKARAKNRDVMQAENNQQLCCHKFEKISESAKQELIDFKTRRVAAFRKNLVELAELELKHAKGNLQLLQSCLGVLKGNT, via the exons ATGATG CAGGAAGGGCTGGACGACGGACCTGATTTCCTCTCCGAGGAGGACCGCGGG CCACGGGCGGTCAACGTGGATCTGGAGATGGACGCGACGCTGCAGGTGGACATCTCAGACGCTCTAAGCGAGAGAGACAAGGTGAAGTTCACCGTCCACACCAAG AGCACGCTCCCCAACTTCAAGCAGAACGAGTTCTCGGTGGTCCGTCAGCACGAGGAGTTCATCTGGCTGCACGACTCCTTTGTGGAAAATGAAGACTATGCAGGATACATC ATCCCCCCGGCGCCCCCCAGACCCGACTTTGATGCGTCCagagagaagctgcagaaactCGGGGAGGGAGAAGGCTCCATGACCAAGGAGGAGTTCaccaaaatgaagcaggagcTGGAGGC GGAGTATCTGGCCATCTTTAAGAAGACGGTGGCCATGCATGAGGTCTTCCTGTGCCGCGTGGCCGCCCACCCCGTCCTCAGGAAAGACCTGAACTTCCACGTCTTCCTGGAGTATAACCAGGAT CTGAGCGTTCGAGGGAAGAACAAGAAGGAGAAGCTGGAAGATTTCTTCAAGAACGTGGTAAAGTCTGCGGACGGCGTCCTGGTGGCTGGAGTCAAG GACGTGGACGATTTCTTCGAGCACGAGAAGACGTTCCTGTTGGAGTACCACAACCGGGTTAAGGACTCCTCGGCCAAATGCGACCGGATGATCCGCTCGCACAAAA ACGCCGCCGATGACATGAACAGAATCGCCTCGTCTCTCTACACGCTGGGGACGCAGGACTCCACAGATCTTTGCAA ATTCTTCCTGAAGGTGTCTGAGCTGTTTGAGAAGACCCGG AAAATTGAGGCTCGGGTTGCAGCAGACGAAGACCTGAAGCTGGCCGACCTCCTCAAGTACTACCTGAGAGAGTCTCAGGCAGCAAAG GATCTGCTGTACCGCAGGAGTCGCTCTCTGGTGGACTACGAGAACGCTAACAAGGCTCTGGATAAAGCACGAGCGAAAAACAGGGACGTTATGCAGGCGGAGAACAACCAGCAACTGTGCTGCCACAAGTTTGAAAAGATCTCAGAGTCTGCAAAGCAAG AGCTCATCGACTTCAAAACGAGACGAGTGGCTGCCTTCAGGAAAAACCTGGTGGAGCTGGCGGAGCTGGAGCTCAAACACGCCAAG gggaacctccagctgctgcagagctgtcTGGGTGTCCTGAAAGGAAACACTTAA
- the snx6 gene encoding sorting nexin-6 isoform X2 codes for MMEGLDDGPDFLSEEDRGPRAVNVDLEMDATLQVDISDALSERDKVKFTVHTKSTLPNFKQNEFSVVRQHEEFIWLHDSFVENEDYAGYIIPPAPPRPDFDASREKLQKLGEGEGSMTKEEFTKMKQELEAEYLAIFKKTVAMHEVFLCRVAAHPVLRKDLNFHVFLEYNQDLSVRGKNKKEKLEDFFKNVVKSADGVLVAGVKDVDDFFEHEKTFLLEYHNRVKDSSAKCDRMIRSHKNAADDMNRIASSLYTLGTQDSTDLCKFFLKVSELFEKTRKIEARVAADEDLKLADLLKYYLRESQAAKDLLYRRSRSLVDYENANKALDKARAKNRDVMQAENNQQLCCHKFEKISESAKQELIDFKTRRVAAFRKNLVELAELELKHAKGNLQLLQSCLGVLKGNT; via the exons ATGATG GAAGGGCTGGACGACGGACCTGATTTCCTCTCCGAGGAGGACCGCGGG CCACGGGCGGTCAACGTGGATCTGGAGATGGACGCGACGCTGCAGGTGGACATCTCAGACGCTCTAAGCGAGAGAGACAAGGTGAAGTTCACCGTCCACACCAAG AGCACGCTCCCCAACTTCAAGCAGAACGAGTTCTCGGTGGTCCGTCAGCACGAGGAGTTCATCTGGCTGCACGACTCCTTTGTGGAAAATGAAGACTATGCAGGATACATC ATCCCCCCGGCGCCCCCCAGACCCGACTTTGATGCGTCCagagagaagctgcagaaactCGGGGAGGGAGAAGGCTCCATGACCAAGGAGGAGTTCaccaaaatgaagcaggagcTGGAGGC GGAGTATCTGGCCATCTTTAAGAAGACGGTGGCCATGCATGAGGTCTTCCTGTGCCGCGTGGCCGCCCACCCCGTCCTCAGGAAAGACCTGAACTTCCACGTCTTCCTGGAGTATAACCAGGAT CTGAGCGTTCGAGGGAAGAACAAGAAGGAGAAGCTGGAAGATTTCTTCAAGAACGTGGTAAAGTCTGCGGACGGCGTCCTGGTGGCTGGAGTCAAG GACGTGGACGATTTCTTCGAGCACGAGAAGACGTTCCTGTTGGAGTACCACAACCGGGTTAAGGACTCCTCGGCCAAATGCGACCGGATGATCCGCTCGCACAAAA ACGCCGCCGATGACATGAACAGAATCGCCTCGTCTCTCTACACGCTGGGGACGCAGGACTCCACAGATCTTTGCAA ATTCTTCCTGAAGGTGTCTGAGCTGTTTGAGAAGACCCGG AAAATTGAGGCTCGGGTTGCAGCAGACGAAGACCTGAAGCTGGCCGACCTCCTCAAGTACTACCTGAGAGAGTCTCAGGCAGCAAAG GATCTGCTGTACCGCAGGAGTCGCTCTCTGGTGGACTACGAGAACGCTAACAAGGCTCTGGATAAAGCACGAGCGAAAAACAGGGACGTTATGCAGGCGGAGAACAACCAGCAACTGTGCTGCCACAAGTTTGAAAAGATCTCAGAGTCTGCAAAGCAAG AGCTCATCGACTTCAAAACGAGACGAGTGGCTGCCTTCAGGAAAAACCTGGTGGAGCTGGCGGAGCTGGAGCTCAAACACGCCAAG gggaacctccagctgctgcagagctgtcTGGGTGTCCTGAAAGGAAACACTTAA